The stretch of DNA TCAACGGTTAATTTATTCAAAGGCTGTTAACACAGCAGTGACGCTGGCCCCCACATTAATGTTTTATTCTCTCCCTTTAGCTTAAACATTGCCCTCTTCCACAGTTCGAGGAGCCCCACCCTGCCCCTGTGGAGGGGGAGGGCCAAGGGCCAGGGAGGAGCTCTTCTGCTGGGGGTCAGAGGCTGGGAGAACCCTTGTCTGACACAACAGGGACCAAGGCAAAGTGTAAGGAAGTGTAATCCTTAACCAATCAATCTACATGTTTGTGTTttacagtccctccaggatttaGCGATTCTGCGATAGATAATTTTTTGGGGTGAATCAACAATTCCTTGTGTATTATGCTAAGGCTTGCAAATTTTCCAATCACCACACTATTATTGCATAAAACAGCCCAAATCAATATTGACATTACCACATAAAACTGTCCAATCACCTCAGTACAAAAAGAGAGCTTTCAATCTTAACCAGTCACTGCCCTTTTACTGCATACAATTGTTCAATCAAACCATCAACAAACTTTCCCCCCCGTCAGCGAATTTTCCTGACAAAATCATTGCAAATTGCCATCCAAAATGTCAGAATTGCCGCAAGCAAAATCAAGCATTTTGGCCCACAACTATCGCAACTATACGCTGCGATTTTAGAGCAAATAAACCTTGTCTTTTCATTCTGTATTGTATTTTATACTTGTGGAATTGTTGGAATGAGTATATTGAGCCCCCTTCATGATGTTGTTCCTATCTCTTGGTAGTATCCCATTGGGAGGGAGACCCCAGACCTCTTCAGAGCCAGAGCTCCACCTCCTTCTTCCATGGCCCCCGGGTTGGACATTTCTCTCCCAGACCCGACCACAGGTCTCCTGGGCTTGACCCCTGGGCCAGTGGGGTTCCTCTAGAGCTTCAGGATCCAAGCTTCCTGGACCAGAGCCCAGACCAGGTACTAGAGCAGAGAGAGCCCCGGCAGTCACAGGACCAAACCAACCAATCCCAGAGAGGCCTGAGACCAAGAGACGACAGAGGGAGGGGCCTAGTTCATCAGAACCGCTGGTCATTGGCTGCCAAGGATCCAGTCAGACCACACCCCAACGCACATGCTCAGAAACACGCACAaggtcacgcacacacactgggcGGGGCAAGACCCTACACTTGCCCGTACTGCGGCAAGAGCTTCAGCTACCCATCCCACCAGCGCAGGCACCTGCTGCGCCACACAGGGGTGAGGATGTACCCCTGCTTGGTATGCGACAAGAGCTTCCTGACTCCGTCAGAGCTCACGGTGCATACCCGCGTCCACACAGGGGAAAGGCCGTTTGGCTGCACCCAGTGTGGAAAGCGTTTTGCCCGCAGCGGGAACCTCCGGGCCCACCAGAGAGACGTCCACCTGGGGAAGAGACCCTTTGTCTGCCAGGAGTGTGGCAAGAGGTTCGCCCACAGGGGCAACCTGAGGGTGCACTACCAGAGGGTACACCAGGGCCTGCCATACCATGAGGATGAGTATGACCAGGATGGCAACACTCTCCCCTCTACTGGGTAAAGGGGCAACAGGATCACATTCAGTAGGAGCTAATGgaagaaaacattttaaaatggaaaATGAGTGTTCttgcagtgcatttggaaaatattcagaccccttgacttttttcacattttattatgttatagccttattctaaaattgattaaattgttatttttctcaatctacactcaataccccataatgaataagaaaaaactggtttttagaataTTTTGCATATTATattttgtataaaaaataaacctggggaatagttacaggggagaggaggagggatgaatgagccaattgtaagctggggatgattaggtgactgtgatggtatgagggccagattggaaatttagccaggacacaggGGTTAACACCTCTACTTTTATAATAAGTgcaacatcccatccgaaagacgacacccgacacagggcaatgtccccaatcactaccctggggcattgggatatttttttagaccaaagGAAATAGTGCCTCCTACtgtccctccaacaccacttccagcagcatctggtctcccatctaggcaccgaccaggaccaacgccgcttagcttcagaaggaagccagcagtgggatgcagaccctttactcattacattgtttaagcacctttggcagtgattacatcttcgggtcttattgggtatgacactacaagcttgacacaccagTATTTGGAGAGTTTTTCCAATTCTTTgtagattctctcaagctctgtcaggttggatggggagcgtctctagagatgttctattgggttgaaGTCTGAGCTCTGgctaggacattcagagacccgTCCCAAAGCCActactgcattgtcttggctgtgtgcttagggtcgttgtcctgttggaaggtgaaccttcatcccagtctgaggctGAGCGCtttagagcaggttttcatcaagcatctctgtactttgctctgttcatctggtctcccattccctgccgctgaagaagatccccacagcatgatgctgccaccaccatgcttcaccgtagggatggtgcaaagtttcctccagacgtgatgcttggcattctggccaaaaagttcaatcttggtttcagcaaaacaaagaatcttgtttctcattgtctgagagtcctttaggtgccttttggcaaactccaaacaggATGTTGTGCCTTTTTTACTCAGGACAGGCTTctgtctggcctctctaccacaaaggcctgattggtggagtgttgcagagatgggagaaccttccagaaggacaaccatctccacaaaggaactctggagctctgtcagagtgaccatcggtcttgctcagtttggccaggcggccagctctaggaagagtcttggtggttccataattttaacatttaagaatgatggaggccactatgttcttggggacccttCAATGCagaagacattttttggtaccccccctcatggcttggtttttgctcggacatacactgttaactgtgggaccttatatagacagatgtgtgcctttccaaatgaggAAAACAATCAATtgaatccgttttagaataaggctgtaacgtaacaaaatgtggggaaaaggaaagggatctgaatactttccgaatgctctgtatgtaGCATGTTGTCTTCTATGATTTAGGCCTACCTGCACATCTGTCTGCATTTTAAACTCCTGTCCCATAGGAATGACTCCACCTGTCAAGAGACAATGATGAAGACAGGAAATGGTGAGAGCGAGAAAGGAAAGCAGCGCTCCCTGCGGGAGGAAGAGAAGGCATTTCTAAGTGTTGCATCATTTAAAGGGTTGTTATATTGTTAGTAGTGTTTTTATACTGAGAGACAGTGCTTTTGTCCTTTACTCTACATGGTTGTGTATGTTAGCAAAAGTGACAAACGTGCAAACTGATTGATTCTGAATGATACGATTAGCATAACATTCCCTATTTTGTGTCGTTAGTCATCCTCCATTGTGTAGTGTTCATATAAAGTAATTAACCAAAATAAAACCAGGTGTATTCACAGTCGATCTTTCAATGATGATACAGTATCTTATTTCTGAATATGCTTTCTTTGGTCCATAAGGTAAGTAAAAGCAGGAACAAGATTTTAGAAGGTACTGTACTTTTGGGGGGGTAAGTGCAGTACCATTGATTGCCACCAGAGAGGAGTCACTGCTGTGTTCTCCATTATAATGCATAGAAGACATGCACTGACAGTATAGTAGGCTGGTTGAAGACGTCGGCCTCGTCAGCACGTTTTACGTCTAGTGTGTGTGAAGCATTATTGGCCTTCTGTTGGCTTTGCAAGTCACATTCTCTGCTTTAACAGAGAGAAGTCCCTTTCCCCTGTTCCCTCAGGTTATGTCAGACTGTTCTGCCGACCTGTTTGAGGAAGgctccacaccactctctcacttATATCTTACCTAGTAAGTTTCAGATCAAATTGAGCTTTTTTTGTAGCTTTGGCAACTATGTATGCGTTTTCTATACCTGTTCACTCCTCTCCCAgtaggctttacagacgctccccaccccttggcttgcaacccttctaatttagtgtaccctgcacacacaacccatgtggaattcctGGTCTCTGGCAGCGATTGGAACTGACAATTTGCGATCAAGAACGCTGAGTTCTTCCCTTCAGTCCCTTTCTTGTCCTGACGGAGACATAGATctccccagagaacactgctactccagctgctctctcttcatctgactacgttttctctcatagtctgagagcatCTGGTCGTTGTGGTGGCACAGGACTACTAATTTCTCCTAACTGGAGAttttctcctttcttcct from Oncorhynchus kisutch isolate 150728-3 linkage group LG15, Okis_V2, whole genome shotgun sequence encodes:
- the LOC109906003 gene encoding zinc finger protein 629-like isoform X1, translated to MLESVRNTFHAQLATVMDSLLAAAVCEIAKIFESSLCEQQEELTQRGEEITGLRGRLERAERRLKKEGEEEEEGEGLLDVVEGPLRKTGGDGSPGQQSEPRAGSSWDSDAASETPPLVQDSGCKKSHRMKKERTELEGSSIKEELKHCPLPQFEEPHPAPVEGEGQGPGRSSSAGGQRLGEPLSDTTGTKAKLSHWEGDPRPLQSQSSTSFFHGPRVGHFSPRPDHRSPGLDPWASGVPLELQDPSFLDQSPDQVLEQREPRQSQDQTNQSQRGLRPRDDRGRGLVHQNRWSLAAKDPVRPHPNAHAQKHAQGHAHTLGGARPYTCPYCGKSFSYPSHQRRHLLRHTGVRMYPCLVCDKSFLTPSELTVHTRVHTGERPFGCTQCGKRFARSGNLRAHQRDVHLGKRPFVCQECGKRFAHRGNLRVHYQRVHQGLPYHEDEYDQDGNTLPSTGNDSTCQETMMKTGNGESEKGKQRSLREEEKAFLSVASFKGLLYC
- the LOC109906003 gene encoding zinc finger protein 500-like isoform X2; its protein translation is MLESVRNTFHAQLATVMDSLLAAAVCEIAKIFESSLCEQQEELTQRGEEITGLRGRLERAERRLKKEGEEEEEGEGLLDVVEGPLRKTGGDGSPGQQSEPRAGSSWDSDAASETPPLVQDSGCKKSHRMKKERTELEGSSIKEEFEEPHPAPVEGEGQGPGRSSSAGGQRLGEPLSDTTGTKAKLSHWEGDPRPLQSQSSTSFFHGPRVGHFSPRPDHRSPGLDPWASGVPLELQDPSFLDQSPDQVLEQREPRQSQDQTNQSQRGLRPRDDRGRGLVHQNRWSLAAKDPVRPHPNAHAQKHAQGHAHTLGGARPYTCPYCGKSFSYPSHQRRHLLRHTGVRMYPCLVCDKSFLTPSELTVHTRVHTGERPFGCTQCGKRFARSGNLRAHQRDVHLGKRPFVCQECGKRFAHRGNLRVHYQRVHQGLPYHEDEYDQDGNTLPSTGNDSTCQETMMKTGNGESEKGKQRSLREEEKAFLSVASFKGLLYC